A DNA window from Microcystis aeruginosa NIES-843 contains the following coding sequences:
- a CDS encoding LysR family transcriptional regulator encodes MRIEQLQAFLAVADTGNFGQAARQCGVTQSTISRQIQSLETDLGLPLFHRTAQAKLTIAGEKLLPRAKRICQEWTNIHEEITDLQAGKQPELCVAAIHSVCAHYLPPILPKFCAEYPEVQLRVTALGSDRALKVLRDGLVDVALVMNNRFLTSSPEMVVEVLYQEAIEILMAANHPLAQYKEVPWSELIPYPQVVFKDGYGMQRLVQEWFSRQDAHLKTVMELNTLDAFRGVVRQGNIIALLPQSALMEARSDATLAIRPLASPSSENPHLNNGKFSHRLTRQVVLVTTSDRLQIPPIAHFCQLVRQMNQSVVKSLENHPVQP; translated from the coding sequence ATGCGGATCGAGCAATTGCAAGCCTTTTTAGCCGTAGCCGATACGGGCAATTTTGGTCAAGCCGCGCGCCAGTGTGGAGTCACCCAATCGACTATCAGCCGCCAGATTCAATCCCTAGAAACCGATTTGGGCTTACCTCTTTTTCATCGTACCGCCCAAGCGAAATTAACCATTGCTGGCGAGAAATTACTGCCCCGGGCGAAACGGATTTGTCAAGAATGGACGAATATTCACGAGGAAATCACCGACCTACAGGCAGGAAAACAGCCAGAATTGTGCGTGGCGGCGATTCATTCCGTGTGCGCCCACTATTTACCGCCGATTTTGCCGAAATTTTGTGCTGAATACCCAGAAGTTCAGTTAAGAGTTACAGCCCTAGGCAGCGATCGCGCTTTAAAAGTGCTGCGGGATGGTTTAGTAGATGTGGCGTTGGTAATGAATAATCGTTTTCTCACCTCTAGCCCGGAGATGGTGGTCGAGGTATTATACCAAGAAGCGATCGAAATTCTCATGGCCGCTAATCATCCCCTCGCCCAATACAAAGAAGTGCCATGGTCAGAATTAATCCCCTATCCGCAAGTGGTTTTCAAAGACGGCTACGGAATGCAAAGATTAGTACAAGAATGGTTTTCCCGTCAGGATGCCCACCTGAAAACCGTCATGGAATTAAACACCCTCGATGCTTTTCGCGGTGTGGTGCGTCAGGGTAATATTATCGCTCTTCTGCCCCAATCCGCCCTGATGGAGGCCCGTAGCGATGCCACCCTCGCCATTCGTCCTCTTGCTTCCCCTAGTAGCGAAAATCCCCATCTTAACAATGGTAAATTTAGTCATCGTCTCACCCGTCAGGTAGTCCTTGTCACCACTAGCGATCGCCTACAGATACCACCGATCGCTCATTTTTGTCAATTAGTGCGGCAAATGAATCAAAGTGTGGTTAAAAGCTTAGAAAACCACCCCGTCCAGCCTTAG